In Marasmius oreades isolate 03SP1 chromosome 1, whole genome shotgun sequence, one DNA window encodes the following:
- a CDS encoding uncharacterized protein (BUSCO:EOG09263V60), producing the protein MNLLFRPQFRYHSARFKLRASSTIRNGFTRLVHSDNANVPSIYKPRREPWMSPTMVAVGVIPIFTFALGTWQLGRLKWKINLIDELQEKLELHPLTLPSKINLSVLPEFVWRKVVLKGRWDHEHTMLLSPRVREGVHGAHVVTPLDRENGTTVLVNRGFVSTEFAQSALFCKEKGEVEFTGMLRMSQPRNMFTPDNRPEEGKWYWTDVEGMAEFAGGEKRKVQPVYIEQIFDGHAGDAAFCLSKGVPVGRPATVDLRNAHLSYVITWYGLSALTSLLFIRLLMKRRSTRTRQLPRYT; encoded by the exons atgaatcttttatttcgTCCACAGTTCCGATATCATTCCGCTCGATTTAAGCTACGGGCGTCCAGCACAATTCGTAACGGGTTCACTAGGCTTGTCCATTCTGACAATGCCAATGTTCCCTCAATATACAAGCCTCGACGGGAGCCCTGGATGAGCCCGACCATGGTCGCTGTTGGCGTCATTCCCATTTTCACGTTTGCCCTCGGAACATGGCAACTAGGGCGACTCAAATGGAAGATAAATCTAATTGATGAACTGCAAGAGAAACTAGAACTCCATCCCTTAACACTCcctagtaaaatcaa TCTTTCAGTTCTCCCCGAGTTTGTCTGGCGCAAGGTAGTGCTCAAAGGAAGATGGGATCATGAACATACAATGCTTCTATCACCCCGTGTCAGAGAAGGAGTACATGGAGCACATGTGGTAACTCCGCTGGATCGAGAAAACGGAACAACGGTTCTAGTCAATCGAGGGTTTGTCTCCACTGAATTCGCTCAAAGCGCGTTATTCTGTAAAGAGAAGGGGGAAGTCGAATTTACGGGTATGTTGCGAATGTCCCAACCGCGTAATATGTTTACTCCCGACAATCGtcctgaagaaggaaaatggTACTGGACAGACGTAGAGGGGATGGCAGAATTCGCAGGTGGAGAAAAGCGCAAAGTACAACCAGTTTACATCGAACAAATCTTCG ATGGACACGCCGGCGACGCAGCTTTTTGTCTGAGTAAAGGTGTGCCCGTGGGTCGGCCAGCCACAGTCGACCTCCGAAATGCGCACTTGTCCTACGTTATAACCTG GTACGGCTTATCTGCCCTAACAAGCCTCCTCTTTATCCGTTTACTCATGAAACGAAGGAGCACCCGTACCCGTCAATTACCGCGTTATACTTAG
- a CDS encoding uncharacterized protein (BUSCO:EOG09261A3K): protein MNDDIHFPTRPVDKDKAEAELAVNIKKATSPEEAAPKQKHVRKCIVFTWDYHSSISFWSGLRVQPILADEVQTFKALITVHKVLQEGHPVTIKEAHGQTSWLETCARAVSSDGARGYGPLIRTYVQFILSKLRFHRIRPEFNGLFEYEEYVTLKGINDPNEGYETISDLMGLQDQIDSFQKMIFSHFRHSNNNECRISALVPLVKESWGIYRFITSMMRAMYRRTNDVDALEPLRQRYATQHYNLRKFYYECSNLKYLTGLINVPKLGQEPPNLMDTGDAPDLPARPTTAARTSPPTVPSPDAKAREEQARLLKQYEDQQKALQAAREDEEQRRLEEERQQQLEFERRQREQEENQRRAQEQLLLQQQQMYRNQAAQQAGELERELLAMRGQYERDQILLEQYDRRVKALETEMAGASTHISSQMASKDEMIKQLQDQVTLWRNKYEALAKLYSQLRTEHLDMLAKFKQFQLKANSAQEAVDKMERMERDLKAKNLELADMLRERDRARFDVDRQKSSHKEETDRLRREINFANERAEDASRDKSSEVSHIMSKYNRQLQELEDSLRAKQLQIDDLLSKLDDSKAELESIREEKDQEIQILNEEMNNTLNQIADEQRDRGLIDQTTNAQIDTLILDNRKELNGIIDSILKSCQLKVEESLWDLQAPDSGSQSYTPELALSMVEKSMNNATDFATVFNLFLGEEEGGEHVEVIKTANELAQSVTDVLASTKGVTRLASDDDASDKLVNAANVVGQYAVHFFLNVQSYNVDRLPPGQRKDVAMRCNGNVRGALTKLSEVVDRLIPKGAKSDALARANGNIGDIVENEMSNAALVIEKATQRLQELMKRPRDHNKYSAVDLQVHDSILEAAKAITSAIARLIKAATESQQEIVAQGKGSSTVQQFYKRHNRWTEGLISAARAVGFATTLLIESADGVLSGSHTLEQLIVASNEVAAATAQLVAASRVKANLMSKTQERLEDAAKAVTNACKALVRQVKAVAAKQMEAEDVDYKNMAVLEFKKREMEQQVEIVKLEKELNAARHKLGAMRRAGYHTDETD, encoded by the exons ATGAACGACGACATTCACTTTCCTACTCGACCCGTAGACAAGGATAAGGCGGAAGCGGAGTTGGCCGTAAACATCAAGAAAGCTACTAGTCCAGAAGAAGCTGCTCCGAAGCAAAAACATGTCCGAA AATGTATTGTCTTCACCTGGGATTACCATTCCTCGATATCGTTTTGGAGCGGCTTGCGAGTTCAGCCTATCCTTGCCGATgaggttcaaacgttcaaagcGCTCATTACCGTGCACAAAGTTCTTCAGGAAGGACACCCAGTC ACAATTAAAGAGGCTCATGGTCAAACTTCGTGGCTGGAGACTTGCGCTCGCGCGGTTTCTAGTGACGGTGCGAGAG GCTATGGTCCTCTAATCAGAACGTATGTCCAATTTATTCTGTCGAAACTTCGCTTCCATCGGATTCGACCTGAATTCAACGGGCTCTTTGAATACGAAGAGTATGTCACCCTGAAAGGAATCAACGACCCAAACGAGGG ATACGAAACCATTTCTGACCTCATGGGATTACAAGACCAGATCGACTCCTTTCAGAAGATGATCTTCTCTCACTTCAGACACTCAAACAATAATGAATGTCGAATCTCAGCCCTTGTCCCACTGGTGAAGGAGTCGTGGGGTATCTACAGATTTATCACAAGTATGATGCGAGCAATGTATCGCC GGACTAATGACGTTGATGCTCTGGAGCCATTGCGACAACGCTACGCCACGCAGCATTATAATCTACGCAAGTTCTACTATGAATGTTCAAACTTGAAGTACTTGACCGGTTTGATCAATGTACCCAAGCTGGGCCAG GAACCGCCTAATCTGATGGATACGGGGGACGCGCCAGATTTGCCCGCGCGCCCCACTACAGCAGCGAGAACGTCTCCTCCGACTGTTCCTTCCCCGGATGCCAAAGCACGAGAGGAGCAAGCACGCCTTCTGAAGCAGTATGAAGATCAGCAGAAGGCCCTACAGGCAGccagagaagatgaagaacaaCGCCGGCTAGAAGAGGAGCGACAACAGCAACTCGAGTTTGAGCGAAGGCAAAGAGAACAAGAGGAAAATCAACGGCGTGCTCAAGAGCAGCTTCTACTACAACAACAGCAAATGTATCGTAACCAAGCTGCTCAGCAAGCCGGCGAACTGGAACGCGAACTATTGGCGATGAGAGGGCAATACGAGCGGGATCAGATTCTTTTAGAACAATATGATAGG AGAGTCAAGGCTCTGGAAACTGAGATGGCAGGGGCTTCAACTCATATCAGCTCTCAAATGGCATCCAAAGATGAGATGATCAAACAACTCCAGGACCAAGTCACATTATGGCGCAACAAATATGAAGCTTTAGCGAAATTGTACAGTCAGCTACGGACAGAACACCTCGATATGCTTGCCAAGTTCAAGCAGTTCCAACTCAAAGCCAATTCTGCTCAAGAGGCTGTGGATAAAATGGAGCGGATGGAGCGAGATCTGAAGGCCAAGAATCTGGAGCTCGCTGATATGCTTCGGGAACGGGATCGTGCTAGGTTCGACGTCGACAGGCAGAAATCGTCACACAAGGAGGAAACAGATCGTTTACGAAGGGAGATCAACTTTGCGAATGAACGAGCCGAAGATGCTTCGCGTGATAAGAGCTCAGAAGTTTCTCATATCATGTCCAAGTACAACAGACAGCTACAAGAATTGGAAGATTCTTTGCGT GCCAAGCAATTGCAAATCGACGATCTTCTGTCTAAGTTAGATGATTCCAAAGCCGAGTTAGAGAGTATCCGAGAAGAGAAGGACcaagaaattcaaattctcaaTGAAGAGATGAACAATACACTCAACCAGATCGCCGACGAACAAAGG GATCGTGGCTTGATCGACCAGACCACCAACGCGCAAATTGACACGCTAATTTTGGATAATCGCAAAGAGTTGAATGGTATCATTG ATTCGATCTTGAAATCATGTCAACTCAAGGTTGAAGAATCCCTTTGGGACTTACAAGCACCGGATTCCGGAAGCCAAAGTTACACGCCAGAATTAGCCCTATCAATGGTTGAAAAGTCCATGAACAACGCCACAGACTTTGCGACCGTTTTCAATCTCTTtttgggagaggaagaaggtggCGAACACGTCGAGGTGATCAAAACTGCGAACGAGTTGGCCCAATCTGTCACCGATGTTCTTGCCAGTACGAAGGGAGTTACACGGTTGGCAAGTGATGACGACGCTTCCGACAAACTCGTCAATGCTGCCAATGTCGTTGGACAATACGCTGTTCACTTCTTCCTGAACGTCCAGTCGTACAACGTCGACCGTCTGCCACCAGGTCAGCGTAAAGATGTTGCTATGCGATGCAACGGCAACGTCCGTGGTGCCCTTACCAAACTCTCGGAAGTCGTCGACAGGCTCATACCCAAGGGTGCTAAATCTGACGCTCTTGCCCGAGCCAATGGTAATATCGGGGACATTGTCGAGAATGAGATGAGCAATGCCGCGCTCGTCATCGAGAAAGCCACACAACGTCTCCAAGAGCTCATGAAGCGCCCCCGAGACCATAACAAATACAGTGCTGTGGATCTCCAAGTTCACGATTCCATCCTAGAGGCCGCCAAAGCAATCACTAGCGCCATTGCACGGCTCATCAAAGCAGCAACCGAGTCTCAACAAGAGATCGTTGCGCAAGGCAAAGGCTCCAGCACCGTCCAGCAATTCTACAAACGTCACAACCGTTGGACAGAGGGTCTCATCTCTGCCGCCAGAGCCGTCGGTTTCGCTACGACTCTTCTTATCGAAAGTGCTGATGGCGTTCTTTCGGGTTCACACACTCTCGAACAACTCATCGTTGCATCCAACGAGGTAGCAGCAGCGACTGCTCAACTCGTGGCTGCATCACGAGTCAAGGCAAATTTGATGTCCAAAACTCAAGAGCGATTGGAAGATGCAGCTAAAGCCGTGACCAACGCTTGTAAAGCACTGGTTAGGCAAGTCAAAGCGGTGGCGGCCAAACAGATGGAGGCAGAGGATGTGGATTATAAGAATATGGCTGTCCTTGAGTTCAAGAAGCGGGAGATGGAGCAACAGGTTGAAATCGTGAAACTTGAGAAGGAGTTGAATGCCGCTCGGCATAAATTGGGTGCGATGAGACGTGCAGGATACCACACAGATGAGACTGATTGA